The nucleotide sequence tatacattcatcatttgtatatatttatttcattaatttgGTAAGTGAGATAAAATTTCTATTTGATAAAGGAATGTATTTCAAAATGATTGTATGTGAATGTGTTCATACAACTGGGTTCGAAATCAACAAATTTACAAATGTCAGACAATTGTATTTGTTCGATAATTCATCTGCTCGCGTCAGGAAATTATATCTGTCTTTGGAGCCCTCTTTTTCACTCATAATATGACATCAGAATTTTCCGTTAGTTTTGGCCAGTTGTGACTAAGCTTTAAGAAAGTTCTCCAATACTGTAATTGCTAAGCTGGCTATTACCAAATATTAGTTTGTTATACTAAATCAAGTTTGGGCCAGACATAAGATATCAAATCATGAAAATATAAGGATGAACTTTCACCTGGTATTAAATTGGTTATAAAACAAAAGGTCAATTTGTCCTATATTAAACGAGTGGTTAtgctctaaaacagtggttctcaagaTTTTTGAGCCGAGCCCCCTTTTTAGAAAATCCCAAGTCTCatgccccacctcaaaaataactagctaacaataagctacgaataacagatagtaaggcgaaagtatgttttatttataaagcATGTTGGAAATACGTGTATACGTGTACGTGTAtacataataaagaaatgttTGAGCACTACTGTCTAAAAAAAGGCTTTCTCAAACTTATTTAGTTccatataatattaaataggcatattgtttttttattcgACCTATTTATACACCTCTCTGGGCAAGGCTCTGTATAAGCATCCGATAGGTAAGAACCTATGATATTTTGGAAGGACCAGATTCCTTGCAATTCGTCattgcctatccaatttattacagtCTGAGTAAGGTGTCATACAtaggatttgaacccaagatttttaatcagtaataTTACTTCAGCATCTTTACCACTTGGCCATTGCGCCTATTGTATTTGtaacaaataaacaagaataCGTGGTACTGAATATAtgtaatgtaaaaaattttgttttgcaggTTTATAAAAGAACACGCCCTAACACATTTTCAAGAATCTGGTCATCCACTGGTTATCGATGTCAATGAACTGTATGTTTTCTGTTATAAATGTGATGATTATGTGCTTAATGATAATAATTCCAGTGACATCAAAGTCCTCAGAGAAACTCTTTTGGTAAGAAATTGGAAGGAGTAATGTCGTTaagataaattttaatttaatgcTCTACCGGAAGATATTATATGAATTAATAAAATCAGAACGCAATTTCATATATGTACTATAGATAGAACGGATTCGTGATTGAATCTTTGTTGGAAATTTGTTTTAGTAAAATCTGCTaaacaaattttgtgattttgccAGAGAAgaagtagaaaatttttttatagtaTTGCAATTTGCAGACATGTTAAGTTTTTTTCCTTACGTTTCCAGATGTCAAACTAATTTTAATTTCAcctcatttattatttttgatttgatgTGTTATGTAGTAAAATCATGAGACATGTCAGAatgtattatataaaataatctgAACAAGGCTTTCTATAAGCAACTCTGAAATGAAGGATAACTACTATGTTTCTGGTTTGGCATTACCTTACCAACTTATTACACCTTGGGGGAGGTGATTGCCATGGAATCTAAACTCAagatttggggctcccgaagtatgcgaaccaagatggcggacatcggaatgtaatatgtgtactaggttagggttaggccataattttatgtataaatactacgggaggctcttgactagtcttcgaactgataataggactaaaataaggaaaattggaaaaaattatcgcctaaccctaacctgttgcccatgttacgttccgatgtccgccatcttggttcgcatacttcgggagcacccaagaTTTTTATCTGCAATGCCAACATATTTCAGTCCAACCATCGCTTTGATACATAGACTTTTGAACCCACAAAACCCACCCGACCtgattatataattttatatgacAATGGCAAGTATTTGGCAGCAACTTTTCAGATAACTCTCTATAAAACGACATATAAACTTCACGATTATCAatataataaattcaatttagaTCGTGATTAGTAAATGAACTACCAAGTAATTTCGACCCACccatataaattatttaaattcacGATCACCAACATTCATATATTCTCATCCAGGCCATTCGATACCAAAACTTCACTGGAACAACTCGCAGTGGTCATACTTTAAGGTCAGCAATGATCACTGAACAAGTTGATGTTGAAATGAGAAGACAAATGCAACAAGAACAATTAGACAGAGATGACAGACTTTTCACTGCTATTTGGCATTCTAGGTTGGTTGTTACTCTTTCGCCTTACCTCTGTTATCAAAAAGTCAATAATCAATGAAGTTAAGATATCCATCGTGTTCATTAGTAATACCAAATGAGTTAATAGTCAAGGAAGAAGTCTAGTTACCTTGGCACCAACACAGCCTATTTTAAGTTATTTGTGCAACAAGCTAGTAAATTTTCGGTTTTAGAACAGCAACATCATTCTACGTGTTATATGGTTAATCATATTACAccaattatttttgctatttcaaAGACTATTCGAAAAATAACCTTAAACACTTATTACAATCAGTGtactaaatttcaaacaaaattagtatTTAAAGAGAAGATTATATAAGAGATTACTATTAAGAGAAGAGATATATTCCAcataattacttatcgatttcaatcggtaagtatgttgataggtatttgtctatcTGTtcgtctgttagatgcacgcgatatctcatgaaagcgagattgaatctgctccagattttgcatgtgcattcatcatatgtcggaccagaagcctattgattttggatgaattatgtcgtataattagcgagttattaattagtgatgggacacaaggtgtcactatggagtaagaacgctgttttgggggatcccctaactttcgatcgataagtcttcggtctctgaccgatattctcttTTCGTTCTCATTgtatacaattttttatttcaaattttttatgcaTTATTCTTTTGTCTTAGGTTTGTTAGACAACGAAAAGCATTCCGACGATGGGTTCGATATATTCATTGGAAAAGAACAAAAACTGTGTTCCCATTAGAAAGTAGTGATGATGACACTGAAACTGAAAGCTCAGATATTGTAATGGAACCACCAGATCTCACAGGTAAAATAGTCTGTCCATTTTGATATgaacactaattaattattgacTTGAACTCACCATCTTTGGCTTGAAAAATTGCTTCTTTCAACAGTTTTCCATGTCGTAGTGACTTGAACTGGCCTGTAATGCTCCACCATAAATGTATACTGTTTGTCATTTCAGTTGTTCGTAACTTTTCTTGGAGAggagtctcttttacttttgaATGAGTCCACTCGACTCCGATTTGAGTAAATCCAAAAAATTAGTAAAGCGGGTGGTATTGGTGGTATATAATGTTTTAGATAGTAacagatttttttatatttgagcTGAATCACAGGAGGGTTCATGTGACTGCTGTACGGTCCGTTACTGCTGTAAAGTTATGCACCGGGACTGATTGAAGGGGCTGTGATTTGCCATAATTTCCAAGCCTAAATAACTAACAAAGATTGTTATATCACATCTTTTTTTAACTGAAATAATAGAATGTTTTCGAAGTGGCATATTTCGCACAGTATTGAGCAATAGAAAATTACTTTGCTGtactaaaattaattcatttttagAATCATGCCAATCTGAACCGCTCATTTCTTTGCCGACTAAGGAATCCGATATCAAGGTGCTGTCTTCTTCACATCATATTGATAGTGATGATGAGAATAATTTACTTTTACCTGAAATCTCTGTAAATTCTGAATCGGATACAAAATCAGATACAACGGACACTGATGTTAGTGATTTTCCAAATATAAAATCTGACTTGCCTTTAATAGAAGAAGATATCCAAATGGATGTATCATTATCGAATATGACGGAATTATCTGAAATTACTGAAATATCGCTTACAAACTCGGATGTTATATCTTATTTGCCGCAGACTTTTTCTTCCAATCAAAGTACATCGCAGGTTATGAAATTACCCAGCGTCGATAATAATGAAGAATTTGCGATGTCCGATGCATCATCATGTCATTTGTCATCTAACGAGAGTTTACCTGGAGTAAATGAGACCGCAGATGTTATTGTTGATGTCATGCTAACTGATGATGTCATCAAAGATGATGTCACAAAAGAGGAAGAAAATTCTGATGTAACTGAAGTTCCTGTGATtcctttgaatattttatcgAGACCAAAAAGATCTAATGCGGCTGCAAGGTATTGTGTAGATCGTTTATATACTATTATTTTTTGCCGGTTTTTCCATGCATGAGTAAGCTTCAAGTCAATGTGTATATAAAGCAATATTGCTTTGAAAAATGTAAGAATAGTTTAAAAAGATAATTGCCACTGTAAAATTCCCTGTTTTGGAATACTCTGCACCTcccaatttaatttttataaatttgcaaagattttttcaaatttttctgtttatttAATGTTGATTGCTCAATCAagaatatattcgaaaatacCCCTTTAAAATATATTCCCATTAGTAAGATATTCTATTTTGGCCATCTTTGACCTATTGACAAAAGAAAAGCacctaaaaattaaatcatttttccTAATTATTCCCACTCAGTACCTTTGTGAAAAGAAATCGCATTTTTTTTTCCAGATACAAGGAAATTTTTGGCAGTTTAAATAGAACTTCAACAGTAAAAAGAGAAAGAAATATACCCTCGCAACCAAAGTTCGGTGAAGAAGGTTCTCCTGAACAAAGAAAAATGAGTCTCAGACCAAGACCGTCCGGTCGGCGCAGCGATCGAATAAAGAAAATTAACAAAAAGAAAGAGAGAGCATCAACGACATCTAAAAAGAAAGTTGTGCAAAGAAAACCGCAACAATctgtaaaattaataaaacaaagaCATCCACCACCAAAACGGAAACGAATCGTTCCAAAGAAAACTAAGTATGCAACTTAGTAACTTATGTGAAAATAAATACCTTCATTATatggaataaatattttgtgttattttttggATTGGATGATGTCTACTCTTTTTAGTCCAAACAATATCATGTAAGCAGCTGAGCAGACGCGGACCAAACCTGGCTCGACTGATGCTTCCACCACCAacctaaaaccaaattttgacgtTCTATcagaaaaatagctcaaggaattttttgagattgcgattaaatttagttttggcacgaagcTTATtgtttgtaacactgtgaatattgttcataaaatgtaactttttaagTCACACTCGCATCTGTACATGGCCCATCAGTCTTTGTGGgcaaatttttggcccctggtctaaaaaccttgcccaAAGAGCTAGGCCATTGCAGTTACTACATGGGCATTCTCCCTGTTCAATTCAGTCTTGCATACAAGTGAGTTGAATTATGTTTCCATGCATTTTTAGCTTTTTCATGTATTTTCCTTTATTCAGGCCTCGACCAACAAAAAATTCGATTCGATCAATCCAAGATAAACAAAAAAAGAGAAAGAAACAGCAAGCCGCAGCACAAACATCACACCGTACTAGACGTCTAATAAGTGCAAGCGGATCGAGACAGGAACGAAAAAGACTGGATTCTTACCGACCGCCATCATTATATGATAATATACCTAATAAAGCTGTTACTTCATTGATTCCTGGTGTCACAGGTCTACGGAATTTGGGAAACACCTGTTATTTGAATTCAATAATTCAGGTATATATAATTGAGTATTTCGAAGTTACTAACTcgtcaaaattatataaataatggcTTATTGAAAGTCAAACCTCGTTAGTGGAATTGTAAATTATAAATCTTGTTTAGAATATGTTAAATTGTCTATTTATTCATACTTAACACATTTGCCATTACCCATACCCATTTCTCAATTAAACAACCTTTTTCCCTGTGCAACACATTATTTTGTcggaatataaaataaactggCGAGTCAATGCTCGTTTACATTTTCAAGTGGGTCacaaacctattaaaaattgtttggtATTGATAAATCAGTTCAACTTTGATTGTAGTAGCAttgaatgatgatgctgtttaTGCTACTGAGTGGTAAAgctcattttaattattaaatggAAAGTGCCACATAATTTTTTGTGCGACAAAAGTGGgttacaaaagaaaaaattcaGAGAAACACTGGCTTAGAGTAATAACTTTATTTGCTATTCAGGTTTTAGGTCACCTACAGAAATTCAGACTGTGTCTTCTTGCATTGAGGGAACTAGAGTTCCGTGAAGCATTTTCCCTCGTTTCGAAAGAAATTTCTACTAAAAATATAAGTGATAATTTTGTGTTTTCAACACCGCAAGCAAAACCAGCACGTACAATGAATCGAAGAACTACTGTTGAACTTTATAACGAACAGAATAAACCAACACCACTGTCTGTGAGAAACTCAGATAGAGCTAGATCAGGTTTGTCAAATTACTCTCAAATCATAGTAAATTCACCAGAAATTTTAATAgcaaaatttccatttttcattCAATCAATGAACCCAGATTGTAACTGTGTTATATAACAATATTTGCcttttgattgaattttgaGATTATTATACAAGAGGTACATATGGTCCAGTATAAAGGATAAAATTAGGTATAGGAGTattctttatttaaaaattgtgtaATGGGAATCTTAATGGACCAATTTTACCGCAAAAACATGATTTTCCAAACCAAATTTCCCATGTAAATTTGATTAATAAACAAAGCTTCTGTTGTGAAATGACAagttttaaagtaacgataatcTCCAATATCTGAATTTATTGAATCTGCCACTGATACCAAACTATATGTGAGGAGCTACCTTCTTTGGAAGGACTGAATCTTTGCAATTTGGCATTGCCTAGAAATCTATAACACCATGGATGAGATGGTGAAATGGGATTTGAATCCGAAGTGTGTAACCTGCGAGCCAACACGCTCACTTTTTCTGTTCTATACTAATTGTACATATTCTCTGTAATATCCTCACTTCATAAAACTTCATTATTTGACCTGTTTTATTTCTCTGATCAGGTCTTAACGGAGGTCAGTCATCGAACAGCATTACTGAACCCTTGCCTCCTGTATCGCCACCCTCTCCCAGCAGAATCAACTGTCGCTCGCCATCATCAGTGACAGGATCTGAGCCTTGGTCATCTTCTCTATCTCTTTGTAATGAACTAGATCACTTGTATCAAGTGATGTGGTCCGGGAAATGGAAACTGGTGTCTCCTTATCACTTCTTACATTCCGTTTGGAGTTTGATTCCATCATTCAGGGTTCGTATAAAAGCTATTTGAATTGTATAGTagaggaattttttttttgttgcatcAATGACTAATTCGTCTTTGCTTGCTTGATGATAAAATTGGATTTTATAATTCTGGTCAATTTGGTGATTTTAGTCAGTTTAAATCAcgatttattgcaaaaaattcTTTGCTGACTAAACATAGTTAGGATACATAGCTGTAAGAAGAGTGAACAATAGTTTCTTACATTTGTTTCTTTGGGGTTTTACATGTTTACTATGAATAAGCTCAACCAGTGTTTAGCCCTGAGTGAAGTCGAATCAAAGGTCATTAGAGTCCGAAGTCGAACTAATCACTGAGTTGAGTGTTACTGGTAGTCTACGAAGAGTCTGTGTCTTAGATGTCTCAAGTCTTCGAAAATTGTGACTCGAGCCACCCCAACAATGGTAGAAACAACATTTGGAACAGTATGACACATGTATTTTTGTACAAATTACGATCATAACTGAGTTTATTTTATACTAAAAGGGTTATACACAACAAGATGCTCAGGAGTTTTTATGTGAGTTGCTCGACAAGATTGTGTCAGAACTGGAAAGATGtcgaaatactgaaaataaatcgGTGCTTAGAATACTGGAggtaaattttttgaatatgataATCTAACAAAATTGTCATGTGCATGCTTTCAAAATTTACCTTCTGGATTTATGACTCCTGTCCACCAGAAGTTGATAACACCAggtatatttaaaacaattctgTGGAGTCAAAGATAGTTTACACTCGGCTTAAAATCTTGACATTCAAAAAGCGACTCCGACTCTAGGCTTGCAAACTTGGATTAAGACTCCCTGACCCTaactaacaaaattttgaagaaaaaataatttggtgTATGCATACCTTGTTTAATTGCCTGTTGAGAATGTTTAGTCAACTTATGGCTTTCTGAGATTCTGTCAGAAATTGTTACTTCTTTTTAGTATCATTATAATGCTATAATCCCTAtgataataattcaaaattttgactagaaatatgtttatattcgaatcaattttaaattataatattccTTGTCTTATTGAAATTCTCAATAGCTATTTAAATTAGAATAACTTCAATCTAAATATTATCAAATGCCAACCCTAAAAAATAGAATACCGATCAATCTATCGACAAAATCCTTGACTGCTACATGACCAATGTCTAACATGAttcaatttagaatatattcaacATTCCATATTCGAAAATGTATTCAGAACAGTAGATTATTTGGTTTTGACTATACTCGTTGACCACTACATTGTATAAATTTATGGTCGCTAAAAATATCCGAATtccataaaaataattttattcatcaaCCAACCTAAACCATGATTTCTTGTGTCAATAGAAAGTGGTTTCTCATTGATTTATTGATGTTGTTGAAATGTGATTTTTTATGATATCGATGGCTTCAAGAATACCGTAACAATATttgcatatattttaaaaatgcattTGACATTCAGGTTGTTCAAAAGGTTTTTGAAGGTCAATTAAAGAGCAGAGTTCGATGTCTGGAATGTGGACATGTTTCATCAACCGTTGAACCATTCTGGGATTTATCGTTAGAATTTCCTGAACGTTATCACAAGATTAATTCAACCAAGTATGTTGTGTTAGATATGATAGGACAAAGTATTTCGAATTCCGCCATAGTATGAGAAATGGACGATA is from Styela clava chromosome 9, kaStyClav1.hap1.2, whole genome shotgun sequence and encodes:
- the LOC120338725 gene encoding ubiquitin carboxyl-terminal hydrolase 44-like, which codes for MKNNASSVRMPSPRQNADKSSPKRGSKSDNQNLKLQGGCKGAKPCTKGGDTIVKQEENYLARCTNFRLTTGYELSICNCKHIRKIRIGERHSIVNPQRWLCETCFTTESVWACLSCPNVACGRFIKEHALTHFQESGHPLVIDVNELYVFCYKCDDYVLNDNNSSDIKVLRETLLAIRYQNFTGTTRSGHTLRSAMITEQVDVEMRRQMQQEQLDRDDRLFTAIWHSRFVRQRKAFRRWVRYIHWKRTKTVFPLESSDDDTETESSDIVMEPPDLTESCQSEPLISLPTKESDIKVLSSSHHIDSDDENNLLLPEISVNSESDTKSDTTDTDVSDFPNIKSDLPLIEEDIQMDVSLSNMTELSEITEISLTNSDVISYLPQTFSSNQSTSQVMKLPSVDNNEEFAMSDASSCHLSSNESLPGVNETADVIVDVMLTDDVIKDDVTKEEENSDVTEVPVIPLNILSRPKRSNAAARYKEIFGSLNRTSTVKRERNIPSQPKFGEEGSPEQRKMSLRPRPSGRRSDRIKKINKKKERASTTSKKKVVQRKPQQSVKLIKQRHPPPKRKRIVPKKTKPRPTKNSIRSIQDKQKKRKKQQAAAQTSHRTRRLISASGSRQERKRLDSYRPPSLYDNIPNKAVTSLIPGVTGLRNLGNTCYLNSIIQVLGHLQKFRLCLLALRELEFREAFSLVSKEISTKNISDNFVFSTPQAKPARTMNRRTTVELYNEQNKPTPLSVRNSDRARSGLNGGQSSNSITEPLPPVSPPSPSRINCRSPSSVTGSEPWSSSLSLCNELDHLYQVMWSGKWKLVSPYHFLHSVWSLIPSFRGYTQQDAQEFLCELLDKIVSELERCRNTENKSVLRILEVVQKVFEGQLKSRVRCLECGHVSSTVEPFWDLSLEFPERYHKINSTKRRPSTNSKAPPVPVDTCTLHEMLQNFTAPETLEGGRVYGCSKCNFFQQPPIINPDVAGSTQKKRPPFRKNSQKLTEAEKQLKVLELPQVLRFHLKRFRWIGRNHREKIAVHVDFPPELDMRPYCWNNGNDCNNEVQYMYDLSAVVMHHGRGFGSGHYTANCWNDIGEFWVHCNDSNLELRSIEDVMMSQAYILFYTQRGLDPQPHILSPPQTPKVSSPTHTTPPPS